From a single Aricia agestis chromosome 17, ilAriAges1.1, whole genome shotgun sequence genomic region:
- the LOC121735431 gene encoding uncharacterized protein LOC121735431, with protein MSPKCPVPPLQEITLSLVARQLIHTLSQVTSEEDVALSFAMVSSYYENMGATSDIFQDLMNLILNADYLDPSIRYYTMRLLLKENVKNLTTGMFPCPYYRKVLEVIEQQGRHLTALNLKGVWVKDEQLSLMYQIIKNLKHLTALNIPYMANDEVLKFIGEHNSVLKLLDVSGETDITEIGIDAMLSGNPQLAQSLSVVNIGMYGEENIDHTDVALLIRKLPNLTNLGSYSFVGKALYSVYNNDCPPNFKTKLQYVHDIGTNMRTMKAIVALCPMMETIYLEEPDQGVLQLVKDLGTINKIKLNKFQCHELHQLLDKIGYKIVTLMLSGSQGSFNFTRIAETCQNLESLEFYQIQTATHEEEIPFNKLEHIEIIQGNLSASCLRYLMTGSPKLKKIIIGDEVKLDDQDMARMLRRYRFENLEGIWFPNAPRLSRDTVELLMDCCPKLQSLGQLSGWRFTPDDMMLMRAIIASTNTDLVLSPLGIFQQGT; from the exons ATGTCCCCAAAGTGTCCAGTACCTCCGCTTCAAGAGATAACCTTGTCTTTAGTCGCTAGGCAGCTCATTCATACGCTGTCCCAAGTCACTTCCGAAGAAGATGTGGCACTATCTTTCGCTATGGTGTCCTCTTACTACGAGAACATGGGAGCGACCAGTGACATATTCCAAGATCTCATGAATTTGATCCTCAATGCAGATTACTTGGATCCCTCAATAAGATACTATACGATGCGTTTGCTCCTCAAAGAAAACGTAAAGAATTTGACGACAGGAATGTTCCCTTGTCCTTATTATAGAAAAGTCCTTGAAGTCATCGAACAACAGGGCCGACATTTGACTGCACTCAACCTCAAAGGAGTATGGGTTAAGGACGAGCAGTTATCGCTAATGTATCAGATAATCAAGAACCTAAAGCATTTAACAGCGTTGAATATACCGTATATGGCCAACGATGAAGTGCTGAAGTTTATAGGCGAACACAACAGCGTCCTAAAACTGCTGGACGTATCCGGCGAAACCGATATCACGGAGATCGGAATAGATGCCATGCTGTCCGGCAACCCGCAACTAGCGCAGAGTCTCTCCGTTGTTAATATAGGAATGTATGGCGAGGAGAACATAGATCATACGGACGTAGCACTACTTATAAGAAAACTACCGAATCTAACCAACCTGGGCAGCTACTCGTTCGTCGGGAAAGCGTTATACTCCGTGTACAATAACGACTGCCCGCCTAATTTTAAGACGAAGCTCCAGTATGTTCACGATATTGGGACGAATATGAGGACGATGAAGGCGATAGTAGCATTATGTCCAATGATGGAGACGATTTACTTGGAGGAACCCGACCAGGGTGTGCTCCAGTTAGTGAAAGATTTAGGTACCATAAATAAGATTAAGCTGAACAAATTCCAGTGTCACGAACTCCACCAGCTGCTGGACAAAATAGGTTATAAGATAGTGACGCTTATGCTCTCCGGGTCTCAGGGTTCCTTCAACTTTACCAGGATCGCAGAGACGTGTCAAAATTTGGAGAGCCTGGAGTTCTATCAGATACAAACTGCGACGCACGAGGAAGAAATTCCGTTTAATAAGTTAGAGCATATCGAAATTATTCAAGGAAACCTATCCGCTTCCTGTCTAAGGTATCTGATGACTGGAAGTCCAAAACTCAAGAAGATCATTATAGGAGACGAAGTGAAATTGGACGACCAGGATATGGCACG GATGCTCCGTCGGTACAGATTCGAGAATTTAGAAGGTATCTGGTTTCCCAACGCACCTCGGTTGAGCCGAGATACCGTGGAACTGCTCATGGACTGCTGTCCAAAACTCCAAAGCCTGGGTCAGCTGAGTGGATGGAGGTTCACTCCAGATGACATGATGCTCATGCGAGCGATCATCGCTAGCACCAATACAGACCTCGTGCTGTCACCGCTAGGCATCTTCCAGCAGGGAAcgtaa